The genomic stretch ACGGGCTGGTCGAGACCCGTCACCGCTCCGTCGACGAGCGCCTCGACAGCCTCCACCACACGTTCTCGGCACGCGTGACTGCCCTGGGAAGGGGCGTGCGACCGGTTCTGGGACGGCCTGCGGCATCCGGACGACCACGACGATGTCGCCCGGCTGATCGCCAGCGCGGCGCCCGTGGCACCTGACTTGGCAGATCTCCACCGCTGGGGTCTGGGGCAGTAGCGGTGAGAGGCGGCCGTTCTGTGGAGGCGGATTCCGGCCGGTTGGATTACCGGTGGTGGGGCGGGTGCGGGGGTGGGGGCGGGATGCTGTCCAGGCCGGGTGTGGGCTCCGGCCACACCAGCAGGACCGGGCAGGGGGCGTGGTCGACGACGAACCGGCTGGCCGGGCCAAGGCTCTTCGGTCCCAGTCGGCTGGGGTCGCCGTCCCGGGCCACGATGAGCAGGTCGGCGTCCTGGGCGGCGATGATGACCTCCCGTTCGAGGCGGCCGGTGCGCTCGATGCGGGTGCAGGGCCGGCCGAGCCGGGCGGCGGCCTGTTCGAGCAGCTGCTGGGCGGAGGCGGCGGCGAGGTGTTCGAGCCGGGTGCCGGGATCCCGCTCGGGGTGGCCCCGTCCCAGCAGGCCGGCGAAGGCACCGTGCGCGGCGCCCGGGATCTCGTGGCCGGTCACATGCAGCAGCACGATGTCGGCGTCGTCGGGTGTATGGGTGCGGGCGGCGTCCACGCACGCGGGCCAGGTGCCTTCGACGATCCAGACGATGACAGCCATACAGGTCAGCCTCCGGCCTCGTGTCTCCGGCTCGGGTCAGGTTCCGGTCAGGTGCAGCGCCGCCCACAGCGCCACCACCGAGCAGGCGAGCGCAGCGGGCACCGTGTACAGGCCGAGCCGGGTGAACTCGGCCAGCTCCACCTCAGTGTCGTGCTCGCGCACGATCCGCCGCCACAGCAGCGTCGCCAGCGATCCGGCGTAGGTGAGGTTCGGGCCGATGTTCATCCCGAGCAGCACGGCCGGCACCGCGCCCGGCCCGAGCTGGGTGGTGAGCGGCAGCAGCACCAGGACCGCCGGCAGGTTGTTGATCACGTTCGCCAGGACAGCGGCCAGCACCGCGACGGCCAGCAGAGCGGGCAGGCTGCTGCCGTCGGGGATGAGATGGCCGAGCGCATCGTCGAGCCCGTTGTCGACCACCGCGCGCACCACGATGCCCAGCGCCGGCACGAACGCGAGAAAGGGGATGGCGGAAGCCAGCACGAGAGCCGACGAGGTGGTGCGGCGCTGGGCCAGGGCACGGGCGGCCAGCACCAGCGCACCGGCCGCGGCCGCCCACGCCGGATTCACTCCGAGCGCCGAGGTCACGACGAACCCGGCGAGCGTGCACGCCACCACGACGAGGGCGAACAGCGGCAGCTCGGGCGGCTCGCCGCTGGGCGCAGCCTGCGCGCCGGCGTCCAGGTCGGCCGCGAAGAATCGGCGGAAGACGACGTACTCCACCCCGATCGCGACCAGCCACGGCAGCACCATCAGCTCGGCGAAGCGGGTGAAGCTCAGCCCGCTGGCCGCAAACGCCAGCAGGTTCGTCAGGTTGGAGACCGGCAGCAGCAGCGACGCCGTGTTCGACAGATGGGTGCAGGCATACACGTGCGGCTTGGGGCGGGCGCCGAGCCGGGCGGCGGTGGCGAACACCACCGGAGTCAGCAGAACCACCGTCGCGTCCAGGCTCAGCACCGCCGTGATCACCGACGCGCTCACGAACACCTGCACCAGCAGCCTGCGCGGCCGCCCCACCCCCGCCCGGGCCATCCATGCCCCGCAGCGCAGGCATGGAACAGTCCCTCGTCGTCGCACAGCTGAGCCAGCACCAGCACCGCCGCCAGAAACCCGATCACCGGCCCCAGCCGCTGCGCTTCCTGCCGTGCGGCGTTCAGCGACACCGCCCGCCCCGGTCAGGATCACCAGGGCCGCGGCCGGGACCGCGACCACCGCCTCCGGCCAGCCCCACGGTCGGATGACCGCGCAGGCCAGCACCAGCACCAGCAAGGCGGCGGAGGGCGACAGGCGCCATGCGGTGATCCTTGGAGGAGGATGTCACGCTTCGTGCTCGCCGAAATGAGAGGTTGTGAGAACGAAGATCATGGACAAACTGGACACGGTCCGGCGGGGGCGTGATCTCTCAGAACCGCTCATTTGTATGAGAATCGCCGTCATGCGCCCGCATGGTGCAGGGCGGTGAGCCACTGGGTCACGACGGCGTCGATGAAGGCGTCGGTGACCTGGCCGCGGTCGAGGAAGAGCCGGGCGAGGACGGGGCCGTACAGCATCGTGTACTCGTCGTCGTTGATCTGGACGCCGGACGGCTCCAGTAGCTTGTTCAGGGCGGCATGGCGGTCTTCGCCGATGCGGACGAGGGCCTGGGCGCTGTCGGGGTCGTGATCGGCCTGGGCGGTGACGGCGAGGACGGCGGTACGGATGGCTGGGTCGCTGATCCCGGCGC from Streptomyces roseochromogenus subsp. oscitans DS 12.976 encodes the following:
- a CDS encoding universal stress protein yields the protein MAVIVWIVEGTWPACVDAARTHTPDDADIVLLHVTGHEIPGAAHGAFAGLLGRGHPERDPGTRLEHLAAASAQQLLEQAAARLGRPCTRIERTGRLEREVIIAAQDADLLIVARDGDPSRLGPKSLGPASRFVVDHAPCPVLLVWPEPTPGLDSIPPPPPHPPHHR